Below is a window of Verrucomicrobiota bacterium DNA.
CATCAAGCCGCCGTATTTCCCCGCCGTGCTCGGCCTCTACATGTGCCCGACCATCGTGAACAACGTGGAGACGCTCTGCCACGTGAAGCACATCGTCGCGATGGGCGGTGCGGATTACGCCAAGCTGGGCACGCCCAACAACACCGGCACGCGCATCGTCAGCCTGAGCGGCGACGTGAAACGCCCCGGCTACTTTGAAATCGAAGTCGGCAAGGTCACGCTCGGAGAACTGATCTTCCACGAAAACTTCGGCGGCGGGCTGCGGGCGGGCCGTTCGTTGAGGGCCATCATTCCCGGCGGCTCCTCGGCCAAGGTTTTGAAAGCCGGCGAACAGTTCAAACTCAAGCGCAAGGGGCCCGACGGCCAGATGACCTCGGTTGAAACCGACCTGCTCGACCTGCCCTACGACTTCGACTCGCTTGCCGCCGCGGGCACGATGTCCGGCTCCGGCGCGATCATCGTGCTGGACGACAGCCGCGACGTGGTCGAATGCCTCGCGAACGTCGCCGAGTTCTACGCGCATGAGAGCTGCGGCCAGTGCACGCCCTGCCGCGAGGGCGCGCTGTGGATGAGCAAGGCGCTGCACCGCCTCACGCACGGACACGGACGCCGCGCGGACGCCGACTACTTGCTCCACATCGCGCAGAACATCCAGGGCCGCACCATCTGCGCCTTTGGCGAAGCCTGCGCGTGGCCGGTGTTGAGCTTCGTGAAGAAGTTCAGGGAGGACTTCGAAGCGCGCGGCGCGGCGGATGAGGCGAAGGCGAAAGGCGCCGGGCCGACAAGTGGGATGAAGATGGCTGCGGGCCCCGGGAGAGAGTGAATAAATGTTGAACCACGATGGCACGAAGGACACGAAGACCGGGGGAACTGGGTCTTCTTGGTGTCCTTCGTGCCTTCGGGGTGAAAAGTGATGCCACCGACAGCGACAACTGAATCAAAGCCGGCTCCACCCGTGGAGAAGCTCAAGATCAAGGTGGACGGACGCGAGGTCGAGGTGCCCAGGCTCATGCCCGACTGGCAGGGCAGGCTCGTGCCCACGACGATGCTGCAAGCCTGCCAGTTCGCGGGCGTCGATGTGCCGCATTATTGCTACCACCCGAAGCTGCCCGTCGC
It encodes the following:
- the nuoF gene encoding NADH-quinone oxidoreductase subunit NuoF, whose protein sequence is MPQEFRLILKHADQPGYTPDLDCYLRHGGYETLRKALALPPRVVGDGKKISPQELVREEVKLSGLRGRGGAGFSAGIKWSLVDRKSGKPIYLICNADESEPGTFKDRQIIHKDPHQLLEGMIISCWANDVKLAYIYIRGEMPQGAKLLNKALAEARAQHFLGKNILGTGYDLEIYVHRGAGAYICGEETGLIESLEGKRAYPRIKPPYFPAVLGLYMCPTIVNNVETLCHVKHIVAMGGADYAKLGTPNNTGTRIVSLSGDVKRPGYFEIEVGKVTLGELIFHENFGGGLRAGRSLRAIIPGGSSAKVLKAGEQFKLKRKGPDGQMTSVETDLLDLPYDFDSLAAAGTMSGSGAIIVLDDSRDVVECLANVAEFYAHESCGQCTPCREGALWMSKALHRLTHGHGRRADADYLLHIAQNIQGRTICAFGEACAWPVLSFVKKFREDFEARGAADEAKAKGAGPTSGMKMAAGPGRE